The sequence below is a genomic window from Flavobacterium lipolyticum.
ATACCTAAAACGGCAATAATTGGTAGTGCAGGAACCTTGAAAGTTCTCGTTAATCCAGGTTGTTTTACTCTTAAAATCCAAACCGCGATACAAACCATTGTAAAGGCAAATAAAGTTCCAAAACTGGTCATATCAGCTAATTTGTTGATTGGTGTAAAAGCAGCAACTGTAGCAATAATACCACCTAAAATTATTAAGTTAGTTTTTGGAGTTCCTGAAAGTGGATTTACTTTAGAGAATACAGCAGGAATTAATCCATCTTTAGACATACCAAGGAAAATTCTGGATTGTCCCATAATCATTACCATTAATACAGAAACAAGACCAATTGTTGCAGCAATTGTAATAATAAAACCAGCCCATCCCTGTCCGGCAATATCAAATGCATAGGCAACAGGAGCTTTAATAGCATCAGGATATTTTCCTAGTGGATTAAAATCTTTGTAGTTCATCATTCCTGTTAGTACTAAAGAAACAAGAATATATAAGGTAGTACAAATTAATAAGGAAGCAATGATCGCAAACGGAACATCTTTTTTAGGGTTTACCGCTTCACCTGCCTGAGTCGAAACAGCATCGAAACCTACATAAGCAAAGAAAATTGCAGCAGCACCGGAAACAATTCCTCCAATACCGTAAGCATTGTGCGTAGTTTCTTTTTCTATAATTTGAGTAGCTGCCGGAATAAACGGACTCCAGTTTGCAGTATTGATAAAGAAAAGACCGGCGATAATTACAAATATTACAGCTGAAACTTTAAGAATAACAATGAAATTGTTTGCTTTTGCAGCACT
It includes:
- a CDS encoding APC family permease; translated protein: MSIWRVKPISAFEADMKKSDLKRVLGKWSLTAIGVGAIIGGGIFVLTGTGAYYHAGPALAVSFIIAGIACVFAALCYSEFASILPVEGSAYAYAYGTIGEIFAWIIGWGLILEYAMGSMTVAVSWSGYFNKLLKMFHIHLPEWLTTDPASYTGEGFSMNLPAFLIVILVISILIKGTKSAAKANNFIVILKVSAVIFVIIAGLFFINTANWSPFIPAATQIIEKETTHNAYGIGGIVSGAAAIFFAYVGFDAVSTQAGEAVNPKKDVPFAIIASLLICTTLYILVSLVLTGMMNYKDFNPLGKYPDAIKAPVAYAFDIAGQGWAGFIITIAATIGLVSVLMVMIMGQSRIFLGMSKDGLIPAVFSKVNPLSGTPKTNLIILGGIIATVAAFTPINKLADMTSFGTLFAFTMVCIAVWILRVKQPGLTRTFKVPALPIIAVLGIAINTYLMINLSHDAQFLSLGWLAIGILVYFGYSKKRSRLNNNEIEE